From the genome of Segatella hominis, one region includes:
- a CDS encoding ExbD/TolR family protein, whose product MGKVKIKKSDVWIDMTPMSDVMTLLLTFFMLTSTFVKNEPVKVNTPGSVSEIKVPENGVLTILVSPEKDAAGRPTGEGQVFMSIDNTDQLGSTLSSMTSNFGVELTPKMQETFKSEGTFGVPMGDLKTYLSLNASKRPEYLQKKGIPLDSINGGMSEFQQWVQAARTVNEEIKIALKADASTPYKTVKRVMNELQDMDESHYYMITQLKQQGDE is encoded by the coding sequence ATGGGTAAAGTAAAAATTAAGAAGAGTGACGTCTGGATCGACATGACGCCTATGTCAGACGTTATGACCCTGTTGCTTACCTTCTTCATGCTCACCTCTACTTTCGTAAAGAATGAGCCTGTCAAGGTAAATACTCCAGGATCTGTGTCTGAGATTAAGGTGCCTGAGAACGGCGTTCTGACCATCTTGGTAAGTCCTGAAAAGGACGCTGCTGGTAGACCTACCGGCGAAGGCCAAGTATTTATGAGTATTGACAATACTGATCAACTGGGAAGCACTTTGAGTTCAATGACAAGCAACTTCGGTGTTGAATTGACTCCAAAGATGCAAGAGACATTCAAGAGTGAGGGTACATTCGGTGTTCCAATGGGCGACTTGAAGACATACCTCTCATTGAACGCTTCTAAGCGTCCTGAGTATCTCCAGAAGAAAGGTATTCCTCTCGACAGTATCAATGGTGGTATGAGTGAGTTCCAGCAGTGGGTACAAGCAGCTCGTACAGTAAACGAAGAAATCAAGATTGCCCTCAAGGCAGATGCTTCTACACCATACAAGACAGTTAAGAGAGTGATGAACGAACTCCAGGATATGGACGAGAGTCATTACTATATGATTACACAGTTAAAACAACAGGGGGACGAATAA
- a CDS encoding MotA/TolQ/ExbB proton channel family protein — MATTKQAAPAKKSEGFQGVRGAFWIIVVCAIIAFTLFFTWFGNDMHFQDPGVQDHPADIWGTIYKGGVIVPVIHTLLLTVLAMTIERWLALKTATGTGALPKFVANIKTALNANDFAKAEQLCNKQRGTVANVVMASLNAYKSMESGANASLKKAQKVAKIQQAHEEATQLEMPTLTMNLPIIATIVTLGTLTGLLGTVTGMIKSFQAMGEGGGADSAALSVGISEALINTAFGILTSWCAVVSYNTFTNKVDKLTYALDEVGYSIAQTYEANHADEA; from the coding sequence ATGGCAACTACAAAACAAGCAGCCCCAGCTAAAAAGTCTGAGGGCTTTCAGGGAGTAAGAGGCGCATTCTGGATCATCGTGGTATGTGCTATCATCGCATTCACATTGTTCTTCACATGGTTCGGAAACGACATGCACTTCCAGGATCCAGGTGTACAGGATCACCCAGCAGACATTTGGGGTACAATCTACAAAGGTGGTGTTATCGTACCTGTTATCCACACTTTATTGCTCACTGTATTGGCAATGACAATCGAGCGTTGGTTGGCTCTTAAGACCGCTACTGGTACAGGTGCACTTCCTAAGTTCGTTGCAAACATCAAGACAGCTTTGAACGCAAACGACTTCGCTAAGGCTGAGCAGCTCTGCAACAAGCAGCGCGGTACTGTAGCTAACGTTGTTATGGCTTCTTTGAACGCTTACAAGTCAATGGAGTCTGGCGCTAATGCATCTTTGAAGAAGGCACAGAAGGTAGCTAAGATTCAGCAGGCTCACGAGGAGGCAACACAGTTGGAGATGCCTACTTTGACAATGAACTTGCCTATCATCGCTACAATCGTAACACTTGGTACATTGACCGGTCTTCTCGGTACTGTAACCGGTATGATCAAGTCATTCCAGGCCATGGGTGAAGGTGGTGGCGCTGACTCAGCAGCACTTTCTGTAGGTATTTCTGAGGCTTTGATCAACACCGCATTCGGTATCTTGACTTCATGGTGTGCCGTTGTATCTTACAACACATTCACCAACAAGGTAGATAAGTTGACATACGCACTCGACGAGGTAGGTTACTCAATTGCTCAGACATACGAAGCTAACCACGCAGACGAGGCTTAA
- a CDS encoding energy transducer TonB: MAKIDLYDPKWVDMVFAGKNKEYGAYQLRKGTSGRNIKSLLILVIAAALVGGFLAWKVIEQKQAEEQQAYMEAMELAKLQKQAEKEKKKPEKVQPKVEMKKEIPVARETQKFTAPVIKKDELVKEENQVKQMDQLDAKVAVGTKDEEGVKDRNIEAVRSDIAVATPPPPPPAPKPEVSNKVFDVVEEMPSFPGGQGALMSFLNSNIKYPVVAQENGVQGRVIVGFVVERDGSITDVKVMRSVDPSLDREAQRVVKAMPRWKPGKQNGSAVRVKYTVPVVFRLQ, from the coding sequence ATGGCAAAAATTGATCTTTACGATCCTAAATGGGTCGATATGGTTTTCGCCGGAAAGAACAAGGAGTATGGTGCATACCAGCTCCGTAAGGGTACTTCCGGTCGAAACATCAAGTCTCTTCTGATCTTGGTCATTGCTGCAGCTCTCGTAGGCGGATTCTTGGCTTGGAAAGTTATCGAACAGAAACAAGCAGAAGAACAGCAAGCTTATATGGAAGCTATGGAGTTGGCTAAACTCCAGAAGCAGGCTGAAAAGGAAAAGAAGAAGCCTGAGAAAGTACAGCCTAAGGTTGAAATGAAAAAAGAGATTCCTGTGGCTCGTGAAACTCAGAAGTTTACTGCACCTGTCATCAAGAAGGATGAACTCGTAAAAGAGGAAAACCAGGTTAAGCAGATGGATCAACTCGACGCTAAGGTAGCTGTCGGTACAAAGGACGAGGAAGGTGTGAAAGACCGTAACATCGAGGCTGTGAGAAGTGATATCGCAGTCGCTACTCCACCACCTCCACCACCAGCACCAAAGCCTGAGGTTTCTAACAAGGTCTTCGACGTTGTAGAGGAGATGCCTTCATTCCCTGGTGGTCAGGGTGCCTTGATGTCCTTCCTCAACAGCAACATCAAATACCCAGTTGTAGCTCAGGAAAACGGCGTACAGGGTCGTGTTATCGTTGGTTTCGTCGTTGAAAGAGACGGTTCTATCACAGATGTGAAGGTTATGCGTTCAGTTGACCCTTCACTCGACCGTGAGGCTCAGCGAGTTGTTAAGGCAATGCCTAGATGGAAACCAGGTAAGCAGAACGGTTCTGCTGTACGTGTAAAATATACCGTACCTGTTGTATTTAGATTGCAGTAA
- a CDS encoding DUF362 domain-containing protein yields the protein MAYVIGDDCIACGTCIDECPSGAISEGDKYSINPDICTECGTCADVCPNEAISLP from the coding sequence ATGGCTTACGTAATTGGTGACGATTGTATCGCATGCGGTACATGTATTGACGAGTGTCCATCAGGTGCTATTTCTGAGGGCGACAAGTATTCTATCAACCCAGATATCTGCACTGAGTGCGGTACTTGTGCTGATGTTTGTCCTAACGAGGCAATCAGTCTTCCTTAA
- a CDS encoding PstS family phosphate ABC transporter substrate-binding protein, producing MKKTSYIFIGLTIMLSLAFFGSCGQKKAKDGRTDTPTSGTIQFVADESLSPIIEEERSQFEFEYPKAHLKPLYSDEVTGLQMIKDFKTTLLFTTRALKDSEIAYLKSKSNVIPSVFPIGYDGLAFIVNKNNNDTCITVNDIKRILTGKANKWSDVVPGSKRGDIEVVFDNTRSATTNYVVDSVLHGEKFGAKIMAAQTSKQVIDFVDKNPNAIGVIGSNWLNDRRDSTNTTFKKNIHVMRVSVKDKATPSNSWQPYQAYLLDGRYPFVRTLYAIVVDPHKALPWSFANYITNPRGQLIVFKTGLLPYRGDITYKKVNIKN from the coding sequence ATGAAAAAGACATCTTATATTTTTATAGGATTAACTATTATGTTGTCTTTGGCTTTCTTCGGCTCTTGTGGCCAGAAGAAAGCCAAAGATGGCAGAACAGATACACCAACTTCAGGTACAATCCAGTTTGTAGCTGACGAAAGTTTAAGTCCTATCATCGAAGAAGAAAGAAGCCAGTTTGAGTTTGAATATCCTAAGGCTCACCTTAAACCCCTCTATTCTGATGAGGTTACAGGACTCCAAATGATAAAGGATTTCAAAACCACTCTCTTGTTTACCACAAGAGCGCTGAAAGATAGTGAAATCGCTTATCTCAAATCTAAAAGTAATGTTATTCCTTCCGTCTTCCCTATCGGATATGATGGTTTGGCATTTATTGTAAACAAGAACAATAATGATACTTGTATTACCGTAAATGACATTAAGCGCATATTGACTGGTAAGGCTAATAAATGGAGTGACGTAGTCCCTGGTTCTAAGAGAGGAGACATAGAAGTAGTTTTCGATAATACTCGTTCTGCTACTACCAACTATGTTGTTGACTCTGTTCTCCATGGAGAAAAATTTGGTGCTAAAATCATGGCTGCTCAAACCAGTAAGCAGGTCATCGATTTTGTTGATAAAAATCCAAATGCTATCGGTGTGATTGGATCTAACTGGTTAAACGACAGAAGAGATTCCACAAACACCACATTCAAAAAGAATATTCATGTAATGCGAGTTTCTGTAAAGGATAAAGCCACACCAAGCAACAGTTGGCAACCTTATCAGGCATACTTGCTCGATGGAAGATATCCATTCGTTAGAACACTATATGCTATAGTTGTCGATCCTCATAAGGCTTTGCCATGGAGCTTCGCCAATTATATAACCAACCCTCGTGGACAACTCATAGTATTCAAAACAGGATTACTGCCTTATAGAGGAGATATCACCTATAAGAAAGTAAACATAAAAAACTAA
- a CDS encoding tetratricopeptide repeat protein produces the protein MKAIKYLIAGALIMGLSAPAMAQEVNYKDMLKPIETTLKSGNSATKEFEKEIKEYQKEFKKDPKALIALGNILAMHKDYDKANLVADAVIAKFKNYGDAYILKGDIYAMQDNGGEAATWYNQCMTMDPKNPQGYISYSNVYRKIDPAASAEALNKLREINPDYPIEAEAGHNFFSAGNYEKAYDYFSKAKPSTLEEYLYYEYAFTAYVLDKKEESLNLCQAGIQKFPKDAAMQVLAMRAAVDLRKYDVALEHSNIVMNTDSIKKNSSIISYYGLALAGNKQYNEAIAQYQKALEMKAEDPKPLLYISEAYKEMGNEDKALEYNQQYMDKNPDAAPTDFMKLAEIYINKAKKAAENKDAAKKVENIDKAIGVYAKLAEKYPTLKAFAKLQEGNTAFQNELDDKAIPAYQEVITELEAKQCDADEIGYLKQAYQYMGFIYNYDKQDFNLAKPYWEKLLKLDPDNKYAKDAIEKGLKAAE, from the coding sequence ATGAAAGCAATTAAATATTTAATAGCAGGAGCACTGATAATGGGATTATCAGCTCCAGCAATGGCTCAGGAGGTTAATTACAAGGACATGCTGAAGCCTATCGAGACAACATTGAAGTCTGGTAACTCTGCTACTAAAGAATTTGAAAAGGAGATCAAAGAGTATCAGAAAGAGTTCAAGAAAGATCCTAAGGCATTAATCGCATTGGGTAATATCCTCGCAATGCATAAGGACTATGATAAGGCTAACTTGGTTGCTGACGCAGTCATTGCAAAATTCAAGAACTATGGTGATGCATATATCTTGAAGGGTGATATCTACGCTATGCAGGATAACGGTGGTGAAGCTGCTACCTGGTACAACCAGTGTATGACAATGGATCCTAAGAATCCTCAGGGATACATTAGCTATTCTAACGTATATCGTAAGATTGACCCAGCTGCCAGTGCAGAAGCTTTGAACAAACTGAGAGAAATCAACCCAGACTACCCTATTGAGGCAGAAGCTGGTCACAATTTCTTCAGCGCAGGTAACTACGAGAAGGCATACGACTATTTCTCTAAGGCAAAGCCATCTACATTGGAAGAGTACCTCTACTATGAGTATGCATTCACAGCATATGTCCTCGATAAGAAAGAGGAGAGTTTGAACCTCTGCCAGGCTGGTATTCAGAAATTCCCTAAGGATGCTGCTATGCAGGTTTTGGCTATGCGCGCTGCTGTTGATTTGAGAAAGTATGATGTAGCTCTTGAGCACTCAAACATCGTTATGAATACAGACTCTATCAAGAAGAATTCAAGCATCATCAGCTACTATGGTTTGGCTTTAGCTGGTAACAAGCAATACAACGAAGCTATCGCTCAGTACCAGAAGGCATTGGAGATGAAGGCTGAGGATCCAAAACCATTATTGTATATCTCTGAGGCATACAAGGAAATGGGCAATGAGGACAAGGCTTTGGAATACAACCAGCAATACATGGATAAGAATCCTGATGCTGCTCCAACAGACTTCATGAAGCTTGCTGAGATTTATATCAACAAGGCTAAGAAGGCTGCAGAAAACAAGGATGCTGCTAAGAAGGTTGAGAATATCGACAAGGCTATCGGCGTGTATGCTAAGTTGGCAGAGAAGTATCCTACACTGAAGGCATTTGCTAAGTTGCAGGAGGGTAATACTGCTTTCCAGAACGAGTTGGACGACAAAGCTATTCCTGCTTACCAGGAAGTAATTACAGAACTTGAGGCTAAGCAGTGTGATGCAGACGAAATCGGCTACTTGAAGCAGGCTTATCAGTACATGGGCTTCATCTACAACTATGACAAGCAGGACTTTAATCTCGCTAAGCCATATTGGGAGAAACTCTTGAAATTGGATCCAGACAACAAGTATGCTAAGGACGCTATTGAGAAGGGTTTGAAAGCTGCTGAATAA
- a CDS encoding porin family protein: MRRIILSIMMGLIATIAIAQERTVENRPYTDLRPFHFGVMVGTHLQDLEFINAGPVTYTDENGAEVNSNVTIDQDRWDPGFTVGVLGEFRLSTHFQFRIAPAMYFGTRHLTFHNIMQDANEDGNTKQEDKKQELKTAYISSAFDIIFSAPRFNNHRPYIMAGINPMMNLSGNKSDYIQLKKTDIFLELGLGCDFYLPFFKLRPELKFMYGLMNIYDKDHVKNVKDKSMLPYTLAAKEAHSKMIALTFYFE, encoded by the coding sequence ATGAGAAGAATAATACTTAGCATCATGATGGGGCTTATTGCCACAATAGCAATAGCCCAGGAAAGGACGGTAGAGAATCGTCCTTATACAGACCTGCGCCCATTTCATTTTGGAGTAATGGTGGGTACTCACCTGCAAGACCTGGAATTCATCAACGCAGGACCTGTCACCTATACAGATGAGAATGGAGCGGAAGTCAACTCCAACGTTACCATCGATCAAGACAGATGGGACCCAGGATTTACGGTCGGAGTATTAGGAGAATTCAGATTGAGCACCCATTTCCAATTTAGAATAGCTCCTGCCATGTATTTTGGAACAAGACACCTTACCTTCCACAATATCATGCAAGACGCCAATGAAGACGGAAACACAAAACAGGAAGATAAAAAACAAGAACTGAAGACGGCATACATCTCCTCTGCCTTCGACATCATCTTCTCTGCTCCAAGATTCAACAATCATCGCCCTTATATCATGGCAGGTATCAATCCGATGATGAACCTCAGCGGTAATAAAAGCGACTACATCCAATTAAAGAAAACAGATATTTTTCTTGAACTTGGACTTGGTTGCGACTTTTATCTTCCATTCTTCAAACTGCGACCTGAATTGAAATTCATGTATGGACTCATGAATATATACGATAAAGATCATGTGAAGAACGTGAAAGATAAAAGTATGCTACCATATACTTTGGCAGCCAAGGAAGCCCATAGTAAAATGATAGCATTGACATTCTATTTCGAGTAG
- a CDS encoding ExbD/TolR family protein: protein MAKKESKQKKMNVRVDFTPMVDMLMLLITFFMLCTSLSKPQTMELTMPSNDENQDQNNQNEAKESGTVTLYVTADNKIYYGAGIPKYDDPNWIKETTWGSNGIRKVLREHTTGEGLRPVEQIMVAVKTLNAERAKNPAMPDSVYQKKLSKIKGGELDGRKIETLTIVIKPTDNASYKNMVDALDEMQILNIGTYVIDKISPDDEKLLKSKGVKM from the coding sequence ATGGCAAAGAAAGAAAGCAAACAAAAGAAAATGAATGTCCGCGTTGACTTTACGCCAATGGTGGATATGCTCATGCTTCTTATCACGTTCTTCATGCTGTGTACTTCCTTGAGCAAACCTCAGACAATGGAGCTGACTATGCCAAGTAATGATGAGAACCAGGATCAAAACAACCAGAACGAAGCTAAGGAGTCTGGTACTGTAACACTCTACGTTACAGCAGACAACAAGATTTATTATGGTGCAGGTATCCCTAAGTACGATGATCCTAACTGGATTAAGGAAACTACATGGGGTAGCAATGGTATCCGTAAAGTCTTGCGCGAGCATACTACTGGTGAGGGTTTGCGTCCTGTGGAGCAAATCATGGTAGCTGTAAAGACATTGAACGCTGAACGTGCAAAGAACCCAGCCATGCCAGATAGCGTATATCAGAAGAAGTTGAGCAAGATTAAGGGTGGTGAGTTGGATGGTCGCAAGATCGAGACTCTTACTATCGTCATCAAGCCTACTGATAACGCATCATATAAGAATATGGTTGACGCACTCGATGAAATGCAGATTTTGAACATTGGTACGTATGTCATCGACAAAATTAGCCCAGACGATGAGAAACTTCTCAAGTCAAAAGGCGTGAAGATGTAA
- a CDS encoding family 43 glycosylhydrolase: MKKLLFATCCIALLGGSFEASAQKKSVAKNVLIQTLERKSWSADNGNGTFTNPLFYDEFSDPDIIRVGEDYYLAGTTMHSVPGLVVLHSKDLVNWEFSSYCFDRFDDSDDFNLRNGKEAYGQGIWAPAIRYHNGKFYIFSNINGHGLQVYISDSAKGPWTHHKVNGDIYDLSVLFDEDGKIYAVHKYGNVTVTELKPDLSGPVEGSSKVVIPEGNAMGEGHHVYKINGMYYILSADYSPMGRMQCARSKSIWGPYETCVISERESYGYAAGWSVGNMGIGRPLPEDGYQFNNNRPNGVNLGCATIHQGGIVQAPDGKWWGLSMLDFNAVGRTVCLSPVTWVDGWPYFGLEKNLGRSPRTWFKPNDVVKTPQAPYERCDDFSGKTFKPVWQWNHNPNDKMWSLNKERKGWLRLHSMPAKQLLWAKNSLTQRAIGPVSYTSVKLDASRLKMGDEAGLGAMNTPYASLGVMKTEKGLSLRCYDQNTNKEVLKPIAKNKVVWLRLWGDYDKSLLQYSYSLDGKTWENIGEQMLSPYQLKTFQGVRVALYAFNKAGVNGGMADFDDFKVEEPMADRTANLPIGKTIRLFNLADGNLMNATSHGLMHSSRNKKEMSNGVKFIIEDRGQGKIALKTADGRYVYIAGAGLSGDVRLTSDASHAEEFVWQDMLYNRCMLLSLKTQRYIGKHPTDGSPYSADFQGADAGMKNGCVFSWEVVE, translated from the coding sequence ATGAAGAAATTATTATTTGCAACCTGTTGCATCGCTCTTTTAGGCGGTTCTTTTGAAGCGTCAGCGCAGAAAAAATCTGTAGCCAAGAATGTTCTGATACAGACTTTGGAGAGGAAGTCTTGGTCGGCTGATAATGGGAATGGTACCTTTACCAACCCTTTGTTTTATGATGAGTTTTCTGACCCTGATATTATCAGAGTGGGGGAGGATTACTATCTGGCGGGTACCACGATGCACAGTGTTCCGGGACTGGTGGTGCTGCATTCCAAGGATTTGGTGAACTGGGAATTCTCTTCTTATTGCTTCGACCGATTCGATGATTCTGATGATTTCAATCTCCGCAATGGCAAGGAGGCTTACGGACAGGGTATCTGGGCGCCTGCCATCCGCTATCACAACGGAAAGTTCTATATCTTCTCCAATATCAACGGACATGGTTTGCAGGTGTATATTTCGGATAGTGCCAAGGGTCCTTGGACGCATCATAAAGTTAATGGCGATATCTACGACCTCTCTGTGCTCTTCGATGAGGATGGTAAGATTTATGCCGTGCATAAGTATGGAAACGTGACTGTTACGGAGTTGAAGCCCGATTTGAGTGGTCCGGTAGAGGGCAGCAGCAAGGTGGTGATTCCTGAAGGCAATGCGATGGGTGAGGGACATCATGTGTATAAAATCAATGGTATGTACTATATCCTCTCTGCCGATTATTCACCGATGGGGCGCATGCAGTGTGCCCGAAGCAAGAGTATCTGGGGGCCTTACGAAACCTGTGTGATCAGCGAACGCGAATCGTATGGTTATGCTGCTGGATGGAGCGTAGGTAACATGGGTATCGGTAGGCCGCTTCCTGAAGATGGATATCAATTTAATAACAACAGACCGAATGGGGTGAATCTGGGGTGTGCTACCATTCATCAGGGGGGCATCGTCCAGGCTCCTGATGGCAAATGGTGGGGCCTATCGATGCTGGATTTCAATGCCGTGGGCAGAACGGTATGCCTTTCGCCTGTCACATGGGTGGATGGCTGGCCTTACTTCGGATTGGAGAAAAACCTGGGCCGCTCGCCTCGCACCTGGTTCAAGCCGAATGATGTGGTGAAGACACCTCAGGCACCATACGAAAGATGTGATGATTTCTCTGGCAAGACCTTCAAGCCGGTTTGGCAGTGGAATCATAATCCGAACGACAAGATGTGGTCGCTGAACAAGGAGCGAAAAGGATGGCTCAGATTGCATTCTATGCCTGCCAAGCAACTGCTCTGGGCAAAGAATTCGTTGACGCAACGTGCCATCGGTCCTGTTTCTTATACATCTGTCAAGCTGGATGCATCCCGACTGAAGATGGGGGATGAGGCTGGACTCGGTGCTATGAATACGCCATACGCTTCATTGGGCGTGATGAAGACAGAAAAGGGATTAAGCCTGAGATGCTACGACCAGAATACCAACAAGGAGGTGCTGAAGCCGATTGCCAAGAACAAGGTGGTATGGTTGCGCCTTTGGGGTGATTATGATAAGAGTCTGCTGCAATATTCCTACTCTCTTGATGGAAAGACTTGGGAGAATATCGGAGAGCAGATGCTTTCTCCTTATCAGTTGAAGACCTTTCAGGGTGTGCGTGTAGCGCTGTATGCCTTTAACAAGGCGGGAGTGAACGGCGGCATGGCTGATTTTGATGACTTCAAGGTGGAGGAACCGATGGCTGACAGAACTGCTAATCTGCCTATCGGAAAGACCATCCGACTCTTTAATCTTGCTGATGGTAACCTGATGAATGCTACCAGTCATGGACTGATGCACAGCTCCAGGAATAAAAAGGAGATGAGCAATGGCGTGAAATTCATCATCGAAGACCGTGGACAGGGCAAGATTGCGCTGAAAACTGCAGATGGACGATATGTATATATCGCAGGTGCTGGCTTGTCGGGCGATGTGCGTCTTACTTCTGATGCCTCTCATGCAGAGGAGTTTGTATGGCAGGATATGCTTTACAACCGCTGTATGCTTCTTTCACTGAAGACCCAGCGGTATATAGGCAAGCATCCTACCGACGGAAGTCCTTATTCTGCTGATTTCCAGGGCGCTGATGCCGGTATGAAGAATGGCTGTGTCTTCTCTTGGGAAGTGGTAGAGTAG
- a CDS encoding pyridoxal phosphate-dependent aminotransferase, with protein MAQLSDRLNRLAPSATLAMSQKSSEMKAQGIDVINMSVGEPDFNTPENIKEAAKKAIDDNFSRYSPVPGYPDLRKAIVAKLKNENGLDYTVNEVIVGTGGKQGICNVILALVNPGDEVIIPAPYWVSYPQMAKLAGGVPVIVNAGFDQDFKMTPEQLEAAITPKTKMLILCSPSNPTGSVYSKEELAALADVLRKHPDVFVLADEIYEHINYIGKHHSIAQEPGLKEQVIIANGVSKAYAMTGWRIGFLAGPEWIIKGCNKLQGQYTSGTCSVSQKAAEAAYTLDQSAVEEMRQAFERRRDLIVKLAKEVPGLEVNIPQGAFYLFPKCNSYFGKSNGDKTINNSTDFAMYLLEEAHVATVGGDAFGDPDCFRMSYATSDENIKEAIRRIKEALSKLK; from the coding sequence ATGGCACAATTATCTGATCGTCTAAACAGATTGGCACCTTCAGCAACGCTGGCGATGTCACAGAAGAGTAGTGAAATGAAAGCTCAAGGAATTGATGTAATCAACATGAGCGTAGGAGAACCAGACTTCAACACTCCGGAGAATATCAAAGAGGCAGCAAAGAAAGCTATTGATGATAACTTCTCCAGATATTCACCAGTTCCTGGCTATCCAGATTTGCGAAAAGCGATTGTTGCCAAACTAAAAAATGAGAACGGACTTGACTATACCGTCAATGAAGTAATCGTAGGCACAGGTGGCAAGCAGGGTATCTGCAACGTAATCCTCGCACTTGTCAACCCAGGCGATGAAGTGATTATCCCTGCACCATACTGGGTAAGTTATCCACAGATGGCAAAGTTGGCAGGCGGTGTACCTGTCATCGTCAACGCAGGTTTCGACCAGGACTTCAAGATGACTCCAGAGCAATTGGAGGCAGCAATCACTCCTAAGACCAAGATGCTTATCCTCTGCTCACCAAGCAACCCAACAGGTAGCGTCTATTCTAAGGAAGAGTTAGCAGCATTAGCTGATGTCCTCAGAAAGCATCCAGATGTATTCGTACTTGCAGATGAAATCTACGAGCACATCAACTACATCGGCAAGCATCACAGCATTGCCCAGGAACCAGGTCTCAAGGAGCAGGTCATCATCGCAAACGGTGTATCAAAAGCATACGCTATGACAGGATGGAGAATCGGTTTCCTGGCAGGTCCAGAGTGGATTATCAAGGGCTGCAACAAATTGCAGGGACAATATACAAGCGGTACATGCTCTGTTAGCCAGAAAGCAGCAGAAGCAGCCTACACACTCGACCAGAGTGCAGTAGAAGAAATGCGTCAGGCATTCGAGCGCCGCAGAGACCTGATTGTCAAACTCGCCAAGGAAGTTCCTGGCTTGGAAGTCAACATTCCTCAAGGAGCCTTCTATCTCTTCCCAAAATGCAACTCTTACTTTGGCAAGAGCAATGGAGACAAGACCATCAACAACTCAACAGACTTCGCCATGTACCTCTTGGAGGAAGCCCATGTAGCGACAGTAGGTGGTGATGCCTTCGGTGATCCTGATTGCTTCAGAATGAGCTACGCAACAAGCGACGAGAACATCAAGGAAGCAATCCGCAGAATCAAAGAAGCCCTGAGCAAACTCAAGTAA